TTTATCGGATCTGAAAAGGGCGCGCCCCGCGGCGCCATCGTCGAGGTCGTCTGGCCCAGCAGCAGGATCATCGCGCCCCGCCATGCGCCCGGCACGCCGCTCGGCGAAAACCGTCCGATCGAGATCTGATCCCGTCCGCACAGAGACCTTAACGAGAAATTAACCTTCTCCGTTCAATCATGACGGACGGGGAGAGGTAAACGGAACGGGTTATTTTGTGGATTTTTTAATTGCACTGGCAACCGGGATTGGGGCCGGAGGGGCGGCTTTCATCGGAGGGATGCTGATCGGGCGGGCGCCAAACGCCGCGTCACAAGCGAAACCTCCAGACACACCGCATATGGAACGTACAGAGATACTCGTCTCGGATGGCATGCTGACCGATGCGACCTTGCAGGCCCGGCACCTGCTGGAATGCGGCCCGGCGGAACAGCTCACATGGTCCGAAATCGCCACCGCGCTGCGCCCCTTCTTCGGCCCGCTTCCCGAGGTCCAGCCAACCGAGGCGGCGGTACTGCCGGCCATAGGCGACCCCGAAACGCTACTGACACTCACGCCTGACGGAAACAGGCTGCGCCTGACCTTTATCGGCCCGCCGGCGGGTGTCGGCGAATGCCTGCGCCTGCGTGCCGATCTGCGCGAGCTGTCGCAACTCCGCCATGTGATGGCCCGCACACCCACCCCGATCTGGCAAACCGATTCCACGCGGCAGGTGGTCTGGGGCAACGCCAGTTTCGACGATCTCTGCGCGCGGGCGGAGCTGCCCGACCGCAGCACGCAACCGCTCGATATCCTTCCCGACGACAGCGAGGACATCCATGTCAGCCGCGCCAGCGCAGGTAAGCCCGGCGACGGCAGCCAGTCCTGGTACGAGGTACAATCCTATCGCGTTCCAGAGGGGCGGCTGCATTTCGCGCAGAATATCGACGCGGTGATCCATGCCGAGGCGGCGCAGCGCAATTTCCTGCAAACCCTCACCCGTATCTTCGCGCATCTGCCCATCGCGCTTGCCGTTTTCGACAAGGATCTGCGACTGGTCCTGTTCAACCCGGCGCTGCTCGACCTGACGACGCTGCCGGCGGAATTCCTCAGCGGCCGGCCCAACCTGCTCAGCTTCTTCGATATGCTGCGCGAAAAGCAGATGATGCCCGAGCCCAAGAATTACCGCAGCTGGCGCGACAAGCTGAGCGAGGTCATCGCCGCCGCCAGCAGCGACCTTTATGTCGAAACCTGGAGTCTGCCCTCGGGGCTCACCTACAAGATCACCGGGCGCCCGCATCCCGATGGCGGCGTGGCCTTCCTGTTCGAGGATATCAGCGCCGAGATCTCGCTCACCCGCCGCTTCCGGCAGGAGATCGAGGTCACACAGGCGGTGCTCGACTGTCTCGACGACGCGGTGGCGGTGTTCTCGCAGCTCGGCGTCCTGTCCTTTTGCAACGACCCCTATCGCCAGCTCTGGGACAACGACCCCGACAGCAGCATCGCCGAAATCGGCATCGCCGAGGCCACCCGCGACTGGCAGGCGCGCTGCCGGCCCAGCCCGATCTGGGCGGAGCTGCGCGATTTCACCCTGACCCTGGGCGACCGCGCCGGCTGGGATGCCGAGCTGCAAACGCTCGACGGCCAGCGCCTGCTCTGCCGGGCCGAGCCGCTCAGCGGCGGGGCGACGCTGATCCGGTTCAGCCCCTGCCTCTGCCCGGCGAAAATCCCCGCCGAGGTGTAGGGCGCCGACGCCTGATCCCGCTTGCGCCGCAGCGCGCGCAGGGTATTTTCGCGCCATGACATCACCCCGCGCCGCGCTGACCCTCGCCTCACCCGAAGCGACCTGCTCCCTCGCCACCCGGCTTGCCGACAGGCTGCGACCGGGCGACGTGCTGTTGCTCTCCGGCGGTATCGGCGCCGGCAAGACACATTTCGCCCGCTGCCTGATCCAGGCGCTTCAGGACGCGCCCGAGGATGTGCCCTCGCCCACCTTCACGCTGGTTCAGGTCTACGAGACACGCGCCGGGGAGCTCTGGCATGCGGATCTCTACCGGCTCTCCGATCCCGACCAATGCGCCGAGCTCGGTCTCACCGACGCGTTCGAGACCGCGATCTGCCTGATCGAATGGCCCGACCGGCTGGAGGATCTCGCCCCGCAAGGCGCGCTGTCGCTGGGCTTCGCCATGGACGAGGGTGAGGATGTCAGGCAGCTTGCGCTCGACTGGACCGATCCGCGCTGGGACGAAGTGCTCGCGGGGCTGACCGCATGAGCGCCACCTTTCTCTCAGAGGCCGGCTGGGCAGAGGCCGTGGCTAAACCGCTGGCGGGCGACGCCTCGGCGCGGCGTTACAGCCGCCTGACGCGCGGCGGCGAAACGGCGATCCTCATGGAAGACCCCGAGGGCGACACCGCGCTCTTTGCCCGGCTCGCGCGGCATCTATTGTCTCTGGGGCTCAGCGCGCCGCGCATCCTCGCCGAAGCGCCGAGCCTGCTGCTGATCGAGGATCTGGGCGACGGGCTGGTTGCCCGGCTCGCAACTGATCCGGAGACCGAAAAGCGGCTCTATCTCGCCGCAACTGACGCATTGATCGCCCTGCACCGGCACCCCGCGCCGCCCGATTTGCCGCGCGCCGATCCCGCGCGCCTTGCCGCGATGACTGACCTTGCCTTTGACTGTTATGCGGAAGGTGCCGGCCAGCCCGCCCCTTCCGGCACAAAAGAGGCCTGCGCCGCCGCGTTCGAGGCCGCGCTGGCCACCCACGCGCCCGAGACCGATGTGATGATCCTGCGCGACTACCACGCCGAGAATATCCTCTGGCTGCCCGACCGCGAGGGCGCCGCCCGCGCCGGTCTGCTGGATTTCCAGGATGCGCTTCAGGGGCATCGTGCCTACGATCTCGTCTCCCTGATCGAGGATGCCCGCCGCGATGTGGCCCCTGCCACCGCGGAGGCGGCAATTCGTCACTATCTCACCGCAACCGGCCTTCCCGAACAGCCCTTCCGCGCCGCGCTGGCGGTGCTGGGCGCGCAGCGTAACCTGCGTATCCTCGGTGTCTTCGCCCGGCTTGCGGCAACGCGCGGCAAGCCGCATTACATCGACCTTATCCCCCGGGTCTGGGGGCACCTGCAAACCGACCTGCGCCACCCGGCGCTGGCCAACATCGCAGCATTGCTGCGCGACGCGCTGCCCGCCCCGACCCCGGACATCCTGCAAAGGCTGAAATCCACATGCCCGACGCCCTGATGCTCTTTGCCGCCGGGTTCGGCACCCGCATGGGCGCGCTGACCGCCGACCGCCCGAAGCCGCTGATCGAGGTGGCGGGCAAGCCGCTCATCGACCACGCGCTGGATCTGGCCGAAGGCTATGGCAAGCTGCGCCGGGTGGTCAACGCGCATTACCGCGCCGACCAGCTCGAAGCGCATCTCGCCGGGCGCGACATCGTCGTCGTGCGTGAAGAGCCGGAGATTCTCGACACCGGCGGCGGTCTGCGCGCCGCCCTGCCGTTGCTGGGGCAGGATCCGCTCTTTACGCTCAACACCGATGCGGTCTGGTCCGGCCCCAACCCGCTGCGCCTGCTGGGCAAGGCCTGGGATCCCGCGCGCATGGACGCGCTGCTGCTCTGCGTGCCCATGGCGCGCGCCGTGGGCCGCAAGACCGCCGGCGATTTCAGCATGGACGGCGCCGGCCGGCTGCTGCGCCAGGGCGATCTCGTTTATACCGGCGCGCAGATCCTCACGACCGGCGGGCTGGCCAATATCCCCGATCGCGTGTTTTCGCTGAACCGCCTCTGGAACGTCATGCACGAAGAGGGCCGGCTTTTTGGCCTGCCCTATCCCGGCTACTGGTGCGATGTCGGCCATCCCGAGGGCATCCGGCTCGCCGAAGAGATGCTGGGCGCCGATGTTTGAGCGCTCTGCCACCCCGCGCGTCTTCGCGCTCGCCCCCGGTGTCGATTTCCCGGCGGCGCTGGTCGCCGGCCTGCGCGCCCGCATGGAAGGGCAGCCGCCCGAGGCCATGGCGCGGGCCGAGCTGATCGTGAACACCACCCGCATGGCGCGGCGCATCCGGCAGATCTTTGACCAGGGGCCGGCCACGCTGCTGCCGCGCATCCGGCTCTTGGGCAATGTCGCCGACCCGATCGCGCTGGCGCATCTGCCGGCGCCGGTCTCGCCGCTGCGGCGGCGGCTGGAGCTGACCGGGCTGGTGTCGAAACTGCTCGACGCGCAGCCCGATCTCGCGCCGCGCAGCACGCTGTTCGACCTCGCCGACAGCCTCGCCACGCTGATGGACGAGATGCAGGACGAGGGCGTCTCGCCCGACGATATCGCGGCGCTGGATGTGAGCGATGAATCCGGCCACTGGCAGCGGGCGCTCAGCTTTTTCAACATCGTGCAGCGTTATTTCGAGGACGGGGACGAGGCGCCGGACACCGTCGCCTTTCGCCGTTTTGCGCTGGAACAGAGACTGAAAGACTGGGAAACGCAGCCGCCGCAGCACCCGGTGATCCTGGCCGGCTCCACCGGCTCGCGCGGGATGACCAACCGGCTGATGCAGGCGGTGGCACGGCTGCCGCAGGGCGCACTGGTGCTGCCCGGCTTCGATTTCGACACGCCCGAGGCGGTCTGGGACGGGCTCACCGATGCGCTCTCGGGCGAGGATCACCCGCAGTTCCGTTTTGCCCGGCTGATGCGCGAGCTGGATCTGCGCCCGGGCGACATTGCCCACTGGACCGAACAGGCAGCGCCCAGCCCCGGGCGCAACCGGCTGATCTCGCTGGCGCTGCGGCCCGCGCCGGTCACCGATCAATGGCGGGACGAGGGGCCGGGCCTGCCCGATCTGACCGAGGCCACCACCGAGCTGACGCTGGTCGAGGCACCCACCCAGCGCGACGAGGCCACCGCCATCGCGCTGCGCCTGCGTCAGGCTGCCGAGGACGGCGTGACCGCCGCGCTGATCACCCCCGACCGGATGCTGACCCGGCAGGTGACGGCGGCGCTCGACCGCTGGGGCATCCTGCCCGACGACAGCGCCGGCACGCCGCTACAACTGACCCCGCCGGGCCGGTTCCTGCGCCATGTTTCGACCCTGTTCCAGCAGGATCTGACCGCCGAGACGCTGCTCACCCTGCTCAAGCATCCGCTCACCCATAGCGGCCACGCGCGCGGCGAGCACCTCCGCGCCACCCGCGAGCTGGAGCTGCATATCCGCCGCAAATCCTGGCCCTATCCGCAGCCCGAGCAGCTGCGCGCCTGGGGCGTGGCGGCGAAACAGGAGGCCTGGGCGGAATGGGTTGCCGCCTGTTTCTGCCATCCACCGCAACACGGCACCCGCCCACTTGCCGACTGGATCGAAGACCATCTGTCCCGCGCCGAGAGCATCGCCGCCGGGCCGCAGGGTACGGATTCCGAGCTCTGGAAAGAGGCCGCCGGGCGCAAGACCCGCGCGGTGATCGAAGATCTGCGCGACGAGGCCGGGTACGGCACCGATCTGGACGCGCGCGACTATGCCGACCTCTTTGGCGCGGTGCTTTCGGGACACGAGCTGCGCGACCGTGATGCGCCGCATCCGCGCATCCTGATCTGGGGCACGCTGGAGGCGCGGGTGATGGGCGCCGATCTGCTGATCCTCGGCGGGCTGAACGAAGGCAGCTGGCCCGAGCTGCCCGGCGCCGACCCCTGGCTGAACCGGCGGATGCGGCACCGCGCGGGCCTTTTGGTGCCGGAACGGCGCATCGGGCTGGCCGCGCATGACTTTCAGCAGGCGGTGGCCGCGCCGCAGGTCTGGCTGACCCGCGCGCTGAAATCCGACGATGCGGAAACCGTGCCCTCGCGCTGGCTGAACCGGCTGATGAACCTGATGAACGGGCTGCCCGACCGGGACGGGCCGCAGGCGCTGAAGGACATGCGCGCGCGCGGCGGCCATTGGCTGGCGCTGGCCCGCGCGCTGGAAAAGCCCGTGCCCTGTGCCCCGGCGCCGCGCCCTTCGCCGGCCCCACCGCTGGCGGCGCGGCCGCGCACGCTCTCGGTCACCGAGATCAAGCATCTGATCCGTGACCCCTTCCACATCTATGCCAAGCGGGTGCTGCGGCTCACGCCGCTCAATCCTCTGCAACGTGCCCCAGACGCGCTGCTGCGTGGCACGCTGATCCACCGCGTGCTGGAGGAGTTCGTCAAGGAAAGCGTCTCTGATCCGGTGCAACTCAGTGTCGAGGCGCTGCTGCGCAAGACCGACGCCATCATCTGCGATCCGCAGATCGTGCCCTATCCGACAACGCGCCATCTCTGGCGCGCGCGGCTGGCCAAGATCGCGCTCTGGTTCACCGAGACCGAGCGCGCGAGACAGGCGGTGGCCACGCCCGCGCATTACGAGATCATGGGTCATGGCGAGATTCCGCAGCTCGGTTTTACCCTGCGCGGCAAGGCCGACCGGATCGACATCGACGCGCGCGGCGGTGCGCATCTTTACGATTACAAGACCGGCGCCGCCCCCAGCCCCAAGGAGCAGCGCTATTTCGACAAGCAGCTGCTGCTCGAAGCCGCCATGGTCGAGCGCGGTGCCTTCCGCGAGCTTCAGCCGCGCCACACCGAACGCGCGGTGTTCGTCTCGGTCGCGGCCAGTCCCAAGGAGGTGCCGGCGCCGCTCGACGAAATGCCAGCCGCGCAGGTCTGGGCCGAGTTCGAGACGCTCATGACCCGCTGGGCGGAACCGGAGCGCGGCTATACCGCCCGCGCCGCGCTGCTCAAGGAAAAGGATGTGTCCGAATACGATCACCTCGCCCGCTTCGGCGAATGGGACGTGATCGACGAGGCGCAGCGCGAGGTGCTGGAATGAAGCGCGACGAGGCCACCGAAGCGCAGGTACGCGCCGCGCGCCCCGACTGTTCGACCTGGCTCTCGGCCAATGCCGGCTCGGGCAAGACCCGGGTGCTGACCGACCGGGTGGCGCGGCTGCTGCTCGACGGGGTGCTGCCGGAACACATCCTGTGCCTGACCTACACCAAGGCCGCCGCGACCGAGATGCAGAACCGGCTGTTCCGCCGGCTCGGCGCCTGGGCGATGCTGGAGGACGAGGCGCTGCGCGACGAGCTGCGCCAGCTCGGGCTCGACGGGCCGCTGCCGCCCGACCGGCTGGCTGGCGCCCGAACGCTCTTTGCCCGCGCCATCGAGACGCCGGGCGGGCTGCGCATCCAGACCATTCACTCCTTCTGCGCCTCTCTGCTGCGGCGCTTTCCGCTGGAGGCCGGCGTCTCGCCGCAGTTCCACGAGATGGAGGACCGCGCCGCGCAGATCCTGCGTGCCGATGTGCTCGACCGGCTGTCCGAGGGCGCCCACGGTCATCTGGTCGCCGATCTGGCCGGCTGGCTGAGCGACGAGCCGGAGAAGCTTCTGGCCGAAATCTGCGGAAACAGAGACGCATTTCTGCCCGCCCGCTCACGCGAGGCGCTGTTTGCGCTCTACGATCTCGCCCCCGACGACAGCCGCGAGGCGCTGCTGGCGCGGGTGTTCCTCGGCGGCGAAATGGCGCTGCTGGAGGCGATGGTGCCGGCGCTCTCCGGATCGGGCGCCAACGACCAGAAAGCCGCCGCGCAGTTGGCGCGTATCACCGCGCCCGATCTCGACGCGCTGGAGATCCTCGAGTCGGTACTGCTGACCGGCAA
The window above is part of the Salipiger abyssi genome. Proteins encoded here:
- a CDS encoding PAS-domain containing protein; its protein translation is MERTEILVSDGMLTDATLQARHLLECGPAEQLTWSEIATALRPFFGPLPEVQPTEAAVLPAIGDPETLLTLTPDGNRLRLTFIGPPAGVGECLRLRADLRELSQLRHVMARTPTPIWQTDSTRQVVWGNASFDDLCARAELPDRSTQPLDILPDDSEDIHVSRASAGKPGDGSQSWYEVQSYRVPEGRLHFAQNIDAVIHAEAAQRNFLQTLTRIFAHLPIALAVFDKDLRLVLFNPALLDLTTLPAEFLSGRPNLLSFFDMLREKQMMPEPKNYRSWRDKLSEVIAAASSDLYVETWSLPSGLTYKITGRPHPDGGVAFLFEDISAEISLTRRFRQEIEVTQAVLDCLDDAVAVFSQLGVLSFCNDPYRQLWDNDPDSSIAEIGIAEATRDWQARCRPSPIWAELRDFTLTLGDRAGWDAELQTLDGQRLLCRAEPLSGGATLIRFSPCLCPAKIPAEV
- the tsaE gene encoding tRNA (adenosine(37)-N6)-threonylcarbamoyltransferase complex ATPase subunit type 1 TsaE; the encoded protein is MTSPRAALTLASPEATCSLATRLADRLRPGDVLLLSGGIGAGKTHFARCLIQALQDAPEDVPSPTFTLVQVYETRAGELWHADLYRLSDPDQCAELGLTDAFETAICLIEWPDRLEDLAPQGALSLGFAMDEGEDVRQLALDWTDPRWDEVLAGLTA
- a CDS encoding aminoglycoside phosphotransferase family protein, which encodes MSATFLSEAGWAEAVAKPLAGDASARRYSRLTRGGETAILMEDPEGDTALFARLARHLLSLGLSAPRILAEAPSLLLIEDLGDGLVARLATDPETEKRLYLAATDALIALHRHPAPPDLPRADPARLAAMTDLAFDCYAEGAGQPAPSGTKEACAAAFEAALATHAPETDVMILRDYHAENILWLPDREGAARAGLLDFQDALQGHRAYDLVSLIEDARRDVAPATAEAAIRHYLTATGLPEQPFRAALAVLGAQRNLRILGVFARLAATRGKPHYIDLIPRVWGHLQTDLRHPALANIAALLRDALPAPTPDILQRLKSTCPTP
- a CDS encoding nucleotidyltransferase family protein; this translates as MPDALMLFAAGFGTRMGALTADRPKPLIEVAGKPLIDHALDLAEGYGKLRRVVNAHYRADQLEAHLAGRDIVVVREEPEILDTGGGLRAALPLLGQDPLFTLNTDAVWSGPNPLRLLGKAWDPARMDALLLCVPMARAVGRKTAGDFSMDGAGRLLRQGDLVYTGAQILTTGGLANIPDRVFSLNRLWNVMHEEGRLFGLPYPGYWCDVGHPEGIRLAEEMLGADV
- the addB gene encoding double-strand break repair protein AddB encodes the protein MFERSATPRVFALAPGVDFPAALVAGLRARMEGQPPEAMARAELIVNTTRMARRIRQIFDQGPATLLPRIRLLGNVADPIALAHLPAPVSPLRRRLELTGLVSKLLDAQPDLAPRSTLFDLADSLATLMDEMQDEGVSPDDIAALDVSDESGHWQRALSFFNIVQRYFEDGDEAPDTVAFRRFALEQRLKDWETQPPQHPVILAGSTGSRGMTNRLMQAVARLPQGALVLPGFDFDTPEAVWDGLTDALSGEDHPQFRFARLMRELDLRPGDIAHWTEQAAPSPGRNRLISLALRPAPVTDQWRDEGPGLPDLTEATTELTLVEAPTQRDEATAIALRLRQAAEDGVTAALITPDRMLTRQVTAALDRWGILPDDSAGTPLQLTPPGRFLRHVSTLFQQDLTAETLLTLLKHPLTHSGHARGEHLRATRELELHIRRKSWPYPQPEQLRAWGVAAKQEAWAEWVAACFCHPPQHGTRPLADWIEDHLSRAESIAAGPQGTDSELWKEAAGRKTRAVIEDLRDEAGYGTDLDARDYADLFGAVLSGHELRDRDAPHPRILIWGTLEARVMGADLLILGGLNEGSWPELPGADPWLNRRMRHRAGLLVPERRIGLAAHDFQQAVAAPQVWLTRALKSDDAETVPSRWLNRLMNLMNGLPDRDGPQALKDMRARGGHWLALARALEKPVPCAPAPRPSPAPPLAARPRTLSVTEIKHLIRDPFHIYAKRVLRLTPLNPLQRAPDALLRGTLIHRVLEEFVKESVSDPVQLSVEALLRKTDAIICDPQIVPYPTTRHLWRARLAKIALWFTETERARQAVATPAHYEIMGHGEIPQLGFTLRGKADRIDIDARGGAHLYDYKTGAAPSPKEQRYFDKQLLLEAAMVERGAFRELQPRHTERAVFVSVAASPKEVPAPLDEMPAAQVWAEFETLMTRWAEPERGYTARAALLKEKDVSEYDHLARFGEWDVIDEAQREVLE